One Lachancea thermotolerans CBS 6340 chromosome F complete sequence DNA window includes the following coding sequences:
- the URC2 gene encoding Urc2p (similar to uniprot|Q04411 Saccharomyces cerevisiae YDR520C Hypothetical ORF) gives MTEPKNFHLPTDHEPTIHLNTDGNYVKKVRQEDSRSYNRSETEAARKPRKKRKTYSCEVCRKFKTRCDFEPLVGRCHRCSVLKIQCSLTKEREEEILAAIETSSSVALPTSGVSSSEVSSKDSLVSHPVATTLNNRLNKLESNLNRLNSKLDLLVLLAQGSNSAAANSVSNLAGDRKAGSAVGIADLSTNRGDLLGSKPLHNRLDDSDDQLTDEAVSAFKDFSPPPPRPPQRLDLNGLKLQEPPLKLISDIDERLFPTKVESERDRIAKTQRPFVVARVNFLKFFDQHEQLCLDLSRDFLVKSHFWIIPGGIKEIDRSYVEKHLFISSVFAIIAMGFDENNKYEEEQEIMYPLVERLLTNTLTMFEKLTDHDIEAILYCSMFNVSRKSKRHRQMKLNSLVLTNFAISSLLNIIDFHKIKERVLSDKYDSLDLYHLRILNSLTACRLQYSIGYGNFMMSDDLLKDFNNLTARFPQATFGDDIKISEINLSEIVNNIFLNFKTYFKEFTISFKNCLHNNQFALGSQENLNNGVGSSNDTLAFPELEYWLKNWDELLSKDGGGVLLFAFNYYYIMICRSFLTEFYEEYHSDLHYFKCILKTMKNYCFQLLDGFLKLPSSLIKGAPVITVHQLVYACLTLCDFLHFFDASERQQILNLCTKIYWHLHTIGEKLNEATENVGKIINSLIDTGKKKVHVGSDPFSLTEKPKHARKAHSILKKHTVSDSQNSPHSVESSSSHNSGIESATGAGFNMPDVGQFNSFEDFFQDFFENLKPTTQNIFSSMNQTPK, from the coding sequence ATGACGGAACCTAAGAACTTTCATCTCCCAACTGACCATGAGCCCACCATTCACTTAAACACGGACGGGAATTACGTGAAGAAAGTACGTCAAGAAGATTCAAGAAGCTATAATAGGTCAGAAACAGAAGCGGCAAggaagccaagaaaaaaacgaaaaacGTACAGCTGTGAGGTGTGTCGAAAATTCAAGACGCGTTGCGACTTCGAGCCCCTGGTCGGTAGATGTCACCGCTGCAGCGTACTGAAGATTCAATGCTCGCTCACAAAAGAGCGCGAGGAAGAGATATTAGCTGCAATAGAGACGTCTTCCAGCGTTGCACTTCCAACGTCAGGTGTAAGCAGCAGTGAAGTGTCATCCAAAGACTCCTTGGTCTCCCACCCAGTGGCTACAACCCTCAACAATCGTCTCAACAAATTAGAATCTAACTTGAACCGGCTGAACAGTAAGCTTGATCTGCTCGTGCTACTTGCCCAGGGCTCGAACTCTGCCGCAGCCAACAGCGTCAGCAACTTAGCTGGTGACAGAAAGGCTGGCTCTGCTGTTGGCATCGCTGATCTCAGCACTAATCGTGGTGATTTACTCGGTAGCAAGCCTTTGCATAATAGGCTAGATGACTCAGACGACCAGCTGACAGACGAAGCAGtttcagctttcaaagatttttcACCACCTCCACCGAGACCCCCTCAGCGACTTGACCTGAACGGCctaaagcttcaagaacctcCGCTAAAGCTCATAAGCGATATTGACGAGCGTTTGTTTCCTACTAAGGTTGAATCAGAGAGGGATAGGATAGCGAAGACGCAACGGCCGTTCGTTGTAGCTCGAGTGAAttttctgaagttctttgatcAACACGAACAACTCTGTCTAGACCTATCAAGAGACTTCTTAGTTAAGTCCCACTTCTGGATTATACCAGGTGGAATAAAAGAGATTGATCGATCATATGTGGAAAAGCATCTGTTTATAAGCAGCGTGTTTGCCATCATTGCGATGGGATTCGATGAGAACAACAAatatgaagaagaacaagagatTATGTATCCGTTAGTTGAACGCTTACTTACCAATACGCTGACGATGTTCGAAAAGCTGACAGATCATGACATAGAGGCAATACTTTATTGCAGTATGTTTAATGTGTCAAGGAAATCCAAAAGGCACAGGCAGATGAAACTAAACTCTTTAGTGCTGACAAACTTTGCAATCAGCAGCCTCCTCAACATCATAGATTTTCATAAAATTAAGGAAAGGGTCCTTTCAGATAAATACGATTCTCTTGACTTGTATCATCTGAGGATCCTAAACTCCTTAACGGCGTGTCGCTTGCAATATTCAATAGGGTACGGAAACTTCATGATGTCAGACGATTTATTGAAGGATTTCAATAATTTGACGGCAAGATTTCCACAGGCCACTTTTGGGGACGATATCAAGATCAGCGAGATAAATCTGAGCGAAATCGTGAATaacattttcttgaatttcaaaacctATTTCAAGGAGTTTACGatcagtttcaagaattgTCTTCACAACAATCAATTTGCATTGGGCAGCCAAGAAAATTTGAACAACGGTGTGGGAAGCTCTAATGATACCTTGGCGTTCCCAGAGTTGGAATAttggctcaaaaactggGACGAACTTCTATCCAAAGATGGCGGTGGCGTCTTATTATTCGCGTTCAACTACTACTACATCATGATCTGCCGGTCTTTCCTGACCGAGTTTTACGAAGAATACCATAGTGACTTGCATTACTTCAAATGTATTTTGAAGACCATGAAAAACTACTGCTTTCAATTGTTGGACGGATTTCTTAAGCTGCCATCTTCTCTGATAAAGGGAGCGCCAGTAATAACTGTTCATCAATTAGTTTATGCGTGCCTTACCTTGTGCGACTTTTTGCACTTCTTTGATGCTTCAGAAAGGCAACAAATACTTAATCTGTGCACAAAAATATATTGGCATTTGCATACAATAGGCGAAAAGCTCAATGAAGCAACCGAAAATGTGGGAAAAATCATAAATTCTCTTATTGACACcggcaagaagaaagtcCATGTCGGCAGTGATCCATTTTCATTGACCGAGAAACCAAAGCATGCTCGGAAAGCTCATTccatcttgaaaaagcataCAGTATCCGATAGCCAAAATTCTCCCCACAGCGTTGAGTCTTCAAGCTCCCATAACAGCGGCATAGAGAGTGCCACTGGCGCGGGTTTTAACATGCCTGACGTAGGTCAATtcaattcttttgaagacttctttcaagactttttcGAGAATCTTAAGCCCACAACCCAAAACATATTCTCATCCATGAACCAAACACCCAAATAG
- the POF1 gene encoding nicotinamide-nucleotide adenylyltransferase (similar to uniprot|P25576 Saccharomyces cerevisiae YCL047C Hypothetical ORF) gives MLYRSPEGGKCLQILKRFQESISAFEIFHGQRHLDKCRRVLVLDSSFNPPHMGHYTLVERAVKYYGSTDLQVILLLSINNADKEIKPASLDKRMDMMCIMADLLSKNSLPVSVGITKYAKFFEKSTAISKELGHSPKISYLVGFDTIVRVFDSKYYAPLSVADALRDFMSETEFFCLTRDGETAVQQQLQYPGDIAKGVYEPNIPKSWHSKVVVEKGNEFFSHVSSSSLRKTLYDPNKDVSASVPPEIYHYIKNQFPYDIFKH, from the coding sequence ATGCTTTATAGATCGCCGGAAGGAGGAAAGTGCTTGCAGATTCTGAAGAGATTTCAGGAAAGCATTTCAGCGTTTGAAATTTTCCATGGGCAGAGACATCTGGACAAATGTCGTAGAGTGTTGGTTCTGGATTCCTCGTTCAACCCTCCTCATATGGGCCATTACACGCTAGTAGAAAGAGCAGTGAAATACTATGGGAGCACTGACTTGCAGGTCATTCTCCTTTTGTCGATAAACAATGCGGATAAAGAAATCAAACCAGCGTCGTTAGACAAGAGAATGGATATGATGTGTATCATGGCTGACCTGCTGAGCAAAAACTCCCTTCCTGTTTCTGTGGGTATTACAAAGTACgccaagttcttcgaaaagtCGACTGCAATAAGCAAAGAACTGGGCCACAGCCCCAAGATAAGCTATCTAGTTGGATTTGATACTATTGTTAGAGTTTTCGACTCAAAGTACTACGCGCCGCTATCGGTAGCAGATGCCCTGAGGGACTTTATGAGCGAGACagaatttttttgtttgacTAGAGATGGTGAGACAGCCGTTCAGCAGCAACTACAGTATCCAGGAGACATCGCGAAGGGAGTCTATGAGCCAAACATTCCAAAGTCCTGGCATTCcaaagttgttgttgaaaaaggtaATGAGTTTTTTTCCCATGTTTCATCctcaagtttgagaaagacCTTGTACGATCCAAATAAAGATGTGTCTGCATCAGTCCCTCCAGAAATCTACCACTATATTAAAAATCAGTTTCCCTAtgatattttcaagcacTAA
- the FPR2 gene encoding peptidylprolyl isomerase family protein FPR2 (similar to uniprot|P32472 Saccharomyces cerevisiae YDR519W FPR2 Membrane-bound peptidyl-prolyl cis- trans isomerase (PPIase) binds to the drugs FK506 and rapamycin expression pattern suggests possible involvement in ER protein trafficking): MLFKNLLCFLSLSSLSSISMAGSLTELEIKTIEEVPASECTIKASKGDLVSVHYSGSLLGSEEVFDSSYGRGVPIKFELGAGQVIKGWDQGILDMCIGERRELRIPSQLGYGSRGAGGVIPPNADLFFETTLVDIRRRDEL, from the coding sequence atgctcttcaaaaacctgcTATGCTTTTTGTCTCTATCGTCACTTTCGTCTATTTCAATGGCTGGGAGCTTGACAGAGCTGGAAATAAAAAcgattgaagaagttccGGCGAGCGAGTGTACGATCAAGGCTTCCAAAGGAGACCTTGTCTCAGTCCATTATTCCGGCTCTCTGCTTGGGTCTGAAGAAGTATTCGACTCTTCATATGGGAGAGGCGTTCCTATTAAATTTGAACTGGGTGCCGGGCAAGTTATCAAGGGTTGGGATCAAGGTATTCTTGACATGTGCATTGGAGAGAGGCGTGAGCTGAGAATTCCAAGCCAGTTAGGTTACGGTTCCAGGGGTGCTGGAGGCGTCATTCCTCCAAACGCCgatctctttttcgaaacTACTCTAGTTGACATCAGGAGACGTGATGAATTGTAG
- the EMC1 gene encoding Emc1p (similar to uniprot|P25574 Saccharomyces cerevisiae YCL045C) produces the protein MALSFNVWTIYLRVDRNSLASLKQPRLLVFTLCPIMLGAFRSFIGITLLVVIKGLFVEAIFSDEAYHIDWQLSNVGPYQCVLPASATESNDQLLVLSTFNNGTMISWLNKTSGELLERLPLGYRVADAMIEHNDLFLKLEDGSINAVDSMNGFSLDHPPTEFSSSCNPDLSTIRFEDGKIKIMDHDTDLQIFSIDMPQDFKGIKYFRSDKENTLDLMYSTVGGKYTFTSVSDLTSTQTWTRDESLANIRAYTYVSSADPNLAQMFTELSQEGSMNVLEAYQFRVKQTLNRLKNYLLEKKFSVGAIVKEFLEDEDEATLHQKDVSFGLLKYLIVATEEGKIAVLDVRDGRQLWNYESGLKDILNIEALRSDTEVVIFTKSGPSLTFDITRIETEPYLLTNTNMAPVHSVEKISENGAFLFKRPGGGRFLLENPLNPITQDLYLLDHNSKELNAFIYQNEAITETWKTKVDEQEEIVAFSSRGEEHVANLGIVLGNRTVLYKYLYPHLAAYATKNEENVLTIRIIDTVSGELLHTSFHEDEVDFNFPINLVFGEHWCVYTYFSTKPVPEQKIAVIELYESLVANERVSEPLTEVNALENIQRPQFIQKAYLYPEVIKNIGLTKTKLGITTKSIILELENGQVTILPKFILSARRVEESQLSADDKKEFMVMPYLSAIPINDQAVLTHNRVLLTGPDSHLLSIPTDLESTTLVCTLGHDLFCTRVFPSSQFDKLSPSFEKGKLMATVIGLLLICFFLRPLVDTKKLKLKWLVKD, from the coding sequence ATGGCTTTAAGCTTCAATGTGTGGACCATTTATTTACGTGTAGATAGAAATTCTTTAGCATCATTAAAACAACCTCGTTTGCTGGTCTTTACACTGTGTCCCATCATGCTTGGTGCGTTCAGGAGCTTCATCGGCATAACATTGCTTGTTGTGATCAAGGGGCTTTTTGTGGAAGCTATTTTCAGTGATGAAGCCTACCACATTGACTGGCAACTGAGCAACGTTGGACCATACCAGTGCGTCCTTCCAGCATCTGCCACGGAGTCCAACGATCAGCTGTTAGTACTATCCACTTTCAATAATGGCACAATGATATCGTggctcaacaaaaccagTGGCGAACTTCTGGAAAGGCTGCCGCTTGGCTATCGAGTTGCTGACGCCATGATAGAACACAACgatcttttcttgaagctcgAAGATGGCTCAATAAACGCTGTGGACTCAATGAATGGCTTCAGTCTTGATCATCCACCAACCGAGTTCTCGTCGTCATGCAACCCTGACTTATCCACCATCCGTTTCGAAGATGGGAAGATCAAAATAATGGACCATGACACCGATCTCCAAATCTTCAGCATTGACATGCCACAGGATTTCAAGGGGATTAAGTATTTTCGGAGTGATAAGGAAAATACTCTCGACCTCATGTATTCCACGGTTGGCGGTAAGTACACTTTCACCAGTGTCTCTGACTTAACTTCTACGCAAACCTGGACGAGGGATGAATCGCTTGCTAACATAAGAGCATACACATACGTTTCATCTGCCGATCCAAATCTTGCACAAATGTTCACCGAGCTTTCCCAGGAAGGTTCAATGAACGTGCTGGAAGCTTACCAATTTAGGGTGAAACAGACTCTTAACAGACTAAAGAATTACTTATTAGAGAAAAAGTTCTCTGTGGGTGCTATAGTTAAGGAGTTCTTagaggatgaagatgaggctACTCTACACCAGAAGGATGTCAGCTTTGGCCTCTTAAAATACTTGATTGTTGCAACAGAAGAGGGCAAAATTGCAGTCTTGGATGTGCGAGACGGGAGGCAACTTTGGAATTACGAATCAGGTCTTAAAgacattttgaatatcGAAGCACTGAGATCTGACACTGAAGTCGTTATTTTTACGAAATCAGGCccttctttgactttcGATATCACAAGAATTGAGACGGAGCCATACTTATTAACAAATACGAACATGGCACCAGTTCACTCAGTAGAAAAGATATCTGAGAACGGCGcctttcttttcaaaagaccGGGAGGCGGACGCTTTTTATTGGAAAATCCTCTCAATCCTATCACCCAAGATTTATATCTGCTAGACCATAACAGCAAGGAACTTAATGCATTCATTTACCAGAATGAGGCAATTACGGAGACTTGGAAGACGAAGGTTgatgagcaagaagaaattgttgCTTTTTCCTCAAGAGGCGAAGAGCATGTTGCTAACTTGGGTATTGTTTTAGGAAACAGAACAGTGCTTTACAAATATTTGTATCCTCACCTGGCGGCCTATGCCACAAAGAACGAAGAAAATGTACTTACGATACGCATCATTGATACGGTAAGCGGCGAATTGCTTCACACTTCATTCCACGAGGATGAGGTGGACTTCAATTTCCCCATCAACCTTGTGTTTGGAGAACACTGGTGTGTGTACACTTACTTTAGCACGAAACCTGTGCCAGAGCAAAAGATAGCTGTTATTGAACTTTACGAATCCTTGGTTGCAAATGAGAGGGTTTCTGAACCTTTGACAGAGGTTAACGCTTTAGAAAACATTCAAAGGCCACAATTTATCCAAAAGGCTTATTTGTATCCTGAGgtgatcaaaaacattggtttgacgaagacgaaacTGGGTATAACAACAAAGTCTATCATTTTAGAGCTAGAAAACGGGCAAGTGACCATTTTACCAAAATTCATTTTGAGTGCACGCAGAGTTGAAGAATCACAACTAAGCGCAGATGACAAGAAAGAGTTCATGGTTATGCCTTACCTGAGCGCTATTCCTATAAATGACCAAGCTGTCCTCACCCATAATCGCGTTTTACTAACGGGCCCTGACTCGCACCTGCTTTCGATCCCGACAGATCTCGAGTCTACCACACTGGTCTGCACCCTTGGCCACGATTTATTTTGTACAAGAGTGTTTCCCTCATCGCAATTCGACAAACTCAGCCcgagctttgaaaaaggcaaGCTCATGGCAACCGTTATAGGCCTGTTGCTGATATGCTTCTTCTTAAGGCCTCTAGTCGacaccaaaaagctgaagttGAAATGGCTAGTAAAGGATTAG
- the MGR1 gene encoding Mgr1p (similar to uniprot|P25573 Saccharomyces cerevisiae YCL044C), which produces MFSQELQSFHLCSVKKHRMLFSIFNITNPLVSSLHYGSPLRFICSLMGLYSPPDGSKAPNAPALAQKEAPDKPNDGALIKFYPRPSLGLRFWGPLVPASDNREGLWTLVGIQTVFGLLCLRRSRSIGSSIVKREISKIPSLNRFSVTRGSMYVSEHGPTAFGSTNSFSRRGSNLWGFLRSTKFIALRKSLYLVGGTLLLSQSLLEACRLQILKYDPWYEEARSVREKQFFNNIIKYYHEGIDPTKFKVKDASNGAVLPLSSPEVKQSVAFARATLEADSWFTSWFGPIEYKPMSFTEYLDRLEYHLEMTDFIRNGRNNDAASQLLGRPLSHGTAELEELIQKNRSSRKKIGNLMESAPRQSMPVVSGQRQSSLKGILLDPNIQSSEDIDLDETWSAFNPWLDLALETSLSIKFLPTVLMADDATGDSSIDHSSEDDSNDPKPNY; this is translated from the coding sequence ATGTTTTCACAAGAATTGCAGAGCTTTCATTTATGTTCCGTGAAAAAGCATAGGATGCTTTTTAGTATTTTTAATATAACGAATCCATTGGTGAGTTCCTTACATTACGGATCACCGCTTCGCTTTATTTGCTCTCTAATGGGCTTGTATTCGCCACCCGACGGATCCAAGGCACCGAACGCTCCAGCGTTGGCCCAAAAAGAGGCACCAGACAAGCCAAACGATGGAGCGCTTATTAAGTTTTATCCCAGACCAAGCCTGGGATTACGTTTCTGGGGACCGCTAGTTCCAGCTTCTGATAACCGGGAGGGGTTATGGACACTTGTTGGTATTCAAACCGTATTTGGGCTGCTCTGCCTTAGGAGATCAAGAAGCATTGGTTCAAGCATTGTAAAACGAGAGATCTCTAAAATACCTAGTTTGAACAGGTTCTCGGTCACTAGAGGGAGCATGTATGTGTCAGAACATGGGCCTACGGCATTCGGGAGTACAAATTCATTCAGCAGAAGGGGCTCAAACCTTTGGGGATTTTTGCGCTCTACAAAATTCATCGCATTGAGAAAATCCCTGTATTTAGTTGGTGGCACTTTGCTCCTCAGTCAATCCCTGCTCGAGGCCTGTAGATTGCAGATTCTAAAGTATGACCCTTGGTACGAGGAGGCACGCTCGGTGCGGGAGAAGCAattcttcaacaacattaTCAAATATTACCACGAAGGGATTGACCCAACAAAGTTCAAGGTCAAAGATGCTTCAAACGGAGCGGTTTTACCGCTGAGCAGCCCCGAGGTCAAACAAAGTGTTGCTTTTGCGCGCGCAACTCTGGAAGCAGATAGCTGGTTCACGTCGTGGTTTGGCCCAATCGAGTACAAACCTATGTCATTTACTGAATACCTCGACAGGCTAGAATACCATCTAGAGATGACGGATTTCATTAGGAATGGGCGCAATAATGATGCTGCCTCGCAATTGCTGGGTAGGCCCCTATCACATGGAACAGCAGAGCTAGAAGAACTGATACAAAAGAACCGAAGCTCACGTAAGAAAATCGGTAATTTGATGGAATCAGCACCTAGGCAGAGTATGCCGGTAGTTTCTGGTCAACGTCAAAGTTCATTGAAAGGTATTCTGCTGGATCCGAACATTCAAAGCTCCGAAGACATAGATCTTGACGAAACTTGGTCTGCCTTCAATCCATGGCTGGATTTGGCCTTAGAGACTTCACTAAGTATCAAATTCTTGCCTACTGTTTTGATGGCAGATGATGCCACCGGAGATTCTAGTATAGACCATTCCTCTGAGGATGATTCAAATGATCCTAAACCAAATTACTAG
- the PDI1 gene encoding protein disulfide isomerase PDI1 (similar to uniprot|P17967 Saccharomyces cerevisiae YCL043C PDI1 Protein disulfide isomerase and similar to uniprot|P32474 Saccharomyces cerevisiae YDR518w EUG1): MQLSRNLFLGISALAAALGNAQQEATAPEGSAVVKLTSENFADFIKEHPLVLAEFYAPWCGHCKTLAPHYVEAAATLESKNIPLAQVDCTTEEELCMEHGIRGYPTIKVFRNHQVDAPSDYQGGRTASAIVSYMISQSLPPVSILEGEEAADDFKDLLAESSGAVIVDGGVEGLNETFHELAELFRDDFTFVQYNGSDAKQKLSVYLPKQDAPIVFEGKNASISHLVDWVQVETKPYFGDINGETFQSYMDSNVPLAYFFYTSPEERASYEDFFSKLGKEHRGKINFVGLDASAFGRHAQNLNMKEQFPLFVIHDTVSNLKYGLPQLSEEEFSSLTKPLELKTKDIAKFIKSFISGKVEPIIKSEEIPEKQESSVFRIVGKTHEDIINDETRDVLVKYYAPWCGHCKRLAPVYEELANVYVTDKDAQDKVLVANVDATLNDVNVDLEGYPTLILYPAGNKSTPVVYQGARDMESLMNFIQENGHHEINGTAILESKKAQEAKEADEEAEAIEEESVEHDEL, from the coding sequence ATGCAATTGTCCAGGAATTTGTTTCTAGGGATTTCTGCTCTGGCAGCTGCCCTCGGTAATGCTCAGCAGGAGGCCACGGCCCCTGAAGGCAGCGCGGTCGTCAAATTGACATCCGAGAATTTCGCAGACTTTATTAAAGAACATCCCTTGGTATTGGCCGAGTTCTATGCACCATGGTGCGGGCACTGTAAGACCCTAGCACCTCACTATGTTGAGGCTGCAGCCACCCTAGAGAGCAAAAACATTCCTCTGGCTCAAGTTGACTGTACAACGGAAGAGGAACTATGTATGGAGCATGGGATCAGGGGATACCCAACCATCAAGGTGTTCAGAAACCACCAAGTCGATGCCCCATCTGATTACCAAGGTGGAAGAACTGCAAGTGCCATTGTATCATACATGATCAGCCAATCGCTGCCACCAGTCAGTATTCTGGAGGGCGAGGAAGCTGCTGATGACTTCAAAGACCTCTTGGCTGAGTCAAGTGGAGCTGTGATTGTCGATGGTGGTGTTGAGGGCTTGAACGAGACTTTCCACGAACTAGCAGAATTGTTCAGAGACGACTTTACATTCGTCCAATACAACGGTTCTGATGccaaacaaaaactctcCGTCTACTTGCCAAAGCAAGATGCTCCTATTGTTTTCGAGGGCAAGAACGCATCTATCTCCCACTTGGTCGACTGGGTTCAGGTCGAGACAAAGCCTTACTTTGGCGACATTAACGGTGAAACGTTTCAATCTTACATGGACTCCAATGTGCCTTTGGCTTACTTCTTCTACACCAGCCCTGAGGAGCGCGCTTCTTATGAGGACTTCTTCTCTAAGCTAGGTAAGGAACACAGAGGTAAGATCAACTTCGTTGGCTTAGACGCCTCTGCCTTTGGTAGACACGCTCAGAATTTAAACATGAAGGAGCAGTTCCCTCTGTTTGTCATTCATGACACTGTGTCCAACTTGAAATATGGTTTGCCACAACTTTCTGAGGAGGAATTTTCTTCCCTAACCAAGCCATTGGAACTGAAGACAAAGGATATTGCGAAGTTCATTAAGAGCTTTATTTCCGGAAAAGTGGAGCCAATCATTAAGTCTGAAGAGATCCCTGAGAAGCAAGAATCTAGCGTGTTCAGAATTGTGGGTAAGACTCACGAAGACATTATCAACGACGAGACTAGGGATGTTCTGGTCAAGTACTACGCCCCATGGTGTGGACACTGCAAAAGGCTGGCCCCTGTTTACGAGGAGTTGGCCAATGTCTACGTCACTGACAAAGACGCTCAAGACAAGGTCCTAGTCGCCAACGTTGACGCAACTTTGAACGACGTTAACGTCGACCTTGAGGGCTACCCTACTTTGATTCTATACCCTGCTGGAAATAAGTCAACTCCTGTTGTCTACCAGGGTGCCAGAGATATGGAGTCTCTCATGAACTTCATCCAAGAGAACGGTCACCACGAAATCAATGGTACTGCCATCTTGGAAAGCAAGAAGGCTCAGGAAGCTAAGGAAgccgatgaagaagctgaagctattgaagaagagagcgTTGAACACGACGAATTATAG
- the GRH1 gene encoding Grh1p (similar to uniprot|Q04410 Saccharomyces cerevisiae YDR517W GRH1 Golgi localized protein component of the spindle assembly checkpoint homolog of human GRASP65 which functions in postmitotic reassembly of Golgi stacks), producing MFRIAKNLVRTFEQSVSDTIGAGTQLDSYFESVPPNLLSPGNNTNELLHGLRVLACDESQVQLQSFFDYIIGIDDQPLPLSQNQHGYLYPDFGSITRLLNAACGSSVKLNLWSGKGGVYRDEYIRVERKKNVEDVPLDGSRDVVFQEFDALGFAVQWTPLTAATYTYHVLELSDPTGPAAQAGFVPQEDYVVGCQEGLLATGGETLLQDILRSHAGQDLVLYVFNAVSDCIRPVTVHVGHDGRLGCNMGYGFLHRIPAPFRQEPASAVEASFADAPMSDQSFVPAGSSNIGIPQPSTDIQPTSTSQFIVPNPTHKRKQKHHKVAAATSIQDYFQEGKDPSPAFSTKSSSTPPPPPPVKNQDTTK from the coding sequence ATGTTCAGAATTGCAAAGAACCTAGTGAGAACTTTCGAGCAAAGTGTATCAGACACCATTGGCGCAGGAACCCAGCTCGACTCATACTTCGAAAGTGTTCCCCCTAATCTACTGAGTCCAGGTAATAATACAAATGAGCTGCTCCATGGGTTGCGAGTGTTGGCTTGCGATGAATCTCAGGTGCAGCTTCAGTCGTTCTTCGACTACATCATAGGCATTGATGACCAGCCTTTGCCCCTATCGCAGAACCAGCACGGGTACTTGTACCCAGACTTTGGAAGCATCACAAGGCTTTTGAACGCCGCATGCGGGTCAAGCGTTAAGCTCAACTTATGGTCTGGGAAAGGTGGCGTCTACAGAGATGAATACATACGCGTGGAGCGCAAAAAGAACGTCGAAGACGTACCCCTCGACGGAAGCAGGGACGTTGTTTTCCAGGAGTTCGACGCGCTAGGATTTGCAGTCCAGTGGACGCCGTTGACTGCCGCTACTTACACCTACCACGTTCTCGAGCTTTCAGATCCCACGGGGCCTGCAGCTCAGGCGGGGTTCGTTCCGCAGGAGGACTACGTTGTGGGCTGCCAAGAAGGCTTGCTTGCAACGGGTGGTGAGACCTTACTTCAAGACATTCTAAGATCACATGCCGGCCAGGACTTGGTGCTGTACGTGTTCAACGCTGTCAGCGACTGCATCAGGCCTGTTACTGTTCACGTGGGTCACGATGGCCGGCTCGGCTGCAACATGGGTTATGGCTTCTTACACAGAATACCTGCACCTTTCAGGCAAGAACCCGCTTCCGCCGTGGAAGCTTCCTTTGCGGACGCGCCTATGTCAGACCAGTCGTTTGTGCCCGCCGGATCCTCTAACATCGGAATTCCTCAACCTTCTACGGACATACAGCCAACCTCGACTTCTCAGTTTATTGTGCCCAACCCTACGCATAAGCGTAAGCAAAAGCATCACAAGgtagcagcagcaacttctATTCAAGACTACTTCCAAGAGGGAAAGGACCCCAGTCCCGCGTTTTCGActaaaagctcttcaactCCGCCACCGCCCCCGCCAGTGAAGAACCAAGATACCACGAAGTGA